The region AGTGATCCAACCCATTTAGGAATAACCGCTGCATAAGCACCATTAGGGTCCTGTCGACGACCAAAAACGTTAAAATAACGTAAACCTAATGTTTCCATGTCATACGTACGTTTAAATACACCGGCATAGAGTTCATTTGTCATTTTCGTAGCTGCATAAGGAGAAAGAAGATTACCTGTACGTTCTTCTACTTTAGGAAGCTCTGATGAGTCACCATAAACGGAACTTGAACTTGCATAGACAAATCGTTTGATCCCTGCATCTTTAGCTGCTGTAAGCATATTTAAAAAACCAGTGACGTTGGAACGATTGGAAGTTACAGGATCTGCTATAGAACGTGGTACTGAACCAAGTGCTGCTTGATGCAGTACAATGTCCACACCTTCACATGCTTTGACACAGGTGTCAAAATCAGCTATGTCACCTTCTATGAAAGTAAAGTTCTTCGCAGCCTCTTCATCTACCTGAGCCAATACATCATCGATGTTATGCTGATAGCCTGTAGAAAAGTTATCTAACCCAACTACCTTTTGGTTATGTGAAAGTAAGAACTCTGTTAAATTAGACCCGATAAATCCAGCATTCCCTGTTACTAACCACGTTTTCTGTTCCGTTTTAAAATGTTCTAAAAGGTCTTCAAAAGCTGTCATTAAAGTTTCCCATCACTCTCTTCAAGCTTTGACTTGATATCGTAAATAACAGTATTATTCCCATGTTTAAGTTTATCGATATCTAATCCGTTAAACTTATCATGTGCAACAGCTAGTACAACAACATCATACCCTGAATCTGGTGATTTAAGAAGATCAATTCCATATTCACGTTTCACTTCAGCAGGATCTGCCCAAGGGTCATAGACCTCAACGTCAGTTCCAAACTCTTGAAGCTCTTTAATAACATCAATCACACGAGAGTTTCTAATGTCTGGACAATTTTCTTTAAAGGTAATACCCAATACTAAAACTTTTGAACCTTCAATCTTATGACCTTTTTTGATCATCAGTTTAATCACTTGATTTGCCACATAGATACCCATGTTGTCATTAAGACGACGACCGGCAAGGATGATCTCAGGGTTATACCCTACTTCCTGTGCTTTATGTGTCAAGTAATATGGATCAACACCGATACAATGTCCTCCTACAAGACCCGGACGGAAAGGAAGAAAATTCCACTTCGTTCCTGCTGCTTCAAGTACAGCTTCAGTATCTATGCCAAGTTTATTGAAGATGATCGCAAGTTCATTGACAAAAGCAATGTTAATATCTCTTTGAGAGTTTTCGATGACCTTTGCTGCTTCAGCCACTTTAAGAGAAGGAGCCAAATGTGTTCCTGCAGTGATCACACTTGCATAAAGCTCATCTACTTTTTTACCTATCTCAGGAGTAGAGCCTGAAGTCACTTTTAAGATCTTTGTCACCGTATGCTCTTTATCTCCCGGGTTGATACGTTCTGGTGAGTATCCACAAAAGAAATCTTCGTTGAATTTAAGTCCAGAGAACTTTTCAAGTACAGGTACACAATCTTCTTCCGTTGCTCCAGGATATACAGTTGACTCATAGATGACAATATCATCTTTTTTAAGTACTTTACCGATGGATTCACTGGCTTTAAGCAGTGGTGTTAGGTCTGGACGTTTATGATCATCTATTGGCGTAGGTACAGTGACCACATATATATTACAATCAGCTATCTCATCTAAAACATTGGTGAATTTCATACCGTTAGACAACGCCTCATTCACTTGATCTTCACTTAGTTCCAATGTACGGTCCACACCAGAATTAAGCTCATCAACACGCCACTGAGCGATATCAAACCCAACTACTTGGTACTTCTCCGAAAATGCATGTGCCAAAGGCAAACCAACATATCCAAGTCCGATTATTGCTATCTTATGTGCCATATAAAAATCCTGCTCTTAAATTACTAGTATTATATCTAAATGAGGGTTAGAACATAATGTGATACGACGCCTAACACCTTATAAGGATCTCAGTGAAATCTCACCTCAAACTTATTTTGATGGGATTATAGTATAAAGATGTCATATTTATGTAATATTTGTATCTAATATAAAAATCTAAACATCCATATAACTCATTTAATATAAACCTTCAGTGATTTTTCTAGTATTAAAAAGTCATTCTGTTTGGTTATAAGTAATAGGAGTATTAATTAATATTTATCCGATATAAGGATTCATATTAATAATAAAATAGTCTACTTAATGATATAAGTAATCAATATACCCCTTAAGGTACCCCTATTTTTCAATGGAGCAATTTAAATCACTATTTTTATTCGAAATGTTTAATTGTTTTGCATATCTCTTTTTGCTGTGCTATTAACTGCTTATACTCTTTCATTAGAGTATAAAGTTCAGGACTGACTTTTAAAGCATTCATCTTTGATCTTTCTTTACCTTCAGGTGTTATAGGCCCCTTTGTTTTTAACCAAGGTTTTGTTTTCATTATACGTTCACGCTGCATTTGTCTAAACTCTCGACTACTTGTTTTCATGTACCGTCTCCTTTGCTTCATATACCTCTGCTTCGGTCACTTCTTTATATTCAATCCGTTTTTCGTTTTCATTTTCATCTTTTTTTTCTGAGTTTTGGTGAAGATGGTTATGCTGATTTGCCTCCTTAATGAAAGTAGTTCGCTTTGGGTTAGTTATCTCATTGATAGCCATAATACTTTTACGGGTCTCCTGCATGACTTTTAATTGCATATTAGAGAGCTTAGTGAAGTTATCCAACTGCTTACCTGCCTCACCCATTAAGTTACGTGTTACAGTGCCATTAAAGAGCTGTAATTGCATGATGTTGGTAGTCAGCATAGTTAGAAGTGCTTTTGAATCACCACTTTGAACCTCATTTATTATCTTCACAATATCATCATGTAAAACTTGCTGTGAGATAGGAGGCATATCTTTCCCATTTTGTTCAAGTATATTTACCATTCCCCTGTGCATAGGACTACTGAATTGTTTTGTTGCAAGTTCTTCAGCATCTTTTCTTCTATTCAGCCCTTTTTCAAATGCTTGTATCACTTGTTCATCTTTCATCAGCTTACTCGATATATTTAGTTCATCAAACAACTC is a window of Sulfurovum sp. TSL6 DNA encoding:
- the tviB gene encoding Vi polysaccharide biosynthesis UDP-N-acetylglucosamine C-6 dehydrogenase TviB translates to MAHKIAIIGLGYVGLPLAHAFSEKYQVVGFDIAQWRVDELNSGVDRTLELSEDQVNEALSNGMKFTNVLDEIADCNIYVVTVPTPIDDHKRPDLTPLLKASESIGKVLKKDDIVIYESTVYPGATEEDCVPVLEKFSGLKFNEDFFCGYSPERINPGDKEHTVTKILKVTSGSTPEIGKKVDELYASVITAGTHLAPSLKVAEAAKVIENSQRDINIAFVNELAIIFNKLGIDTEAVLEAAGTKWNFLPFRPGLVGGHCIGVDPYYLTHKAQEVGYNPEIILAGRRLNDNMGIYVANQVIKLMIKKGHKIEGSKVLVLGITFKENCPDIRNSRVIDVIKELQEFGTDVEVYDPWADPAEVKREYGIDLLKSPDSGYDVVVLAVAHDKFNGLDIDKLKHGNNTVIYDIKSKLEESDGKL
- a CDS encoding NAD-dependent epimerase/dehydratase family protein, whose product is MTAFEDLLEHFKTEQKTWLVTGNAGFIGSNLTEFLLSHNQKVVGLDNFSTGYQHNIDDVLAQVDEEAAKNFTFIEGDIADFDTCVKACEGVDIVLHQAALGSVPRSIADPVTSNRSNVTGFLNMLTAAKDAGIKRFVYASSSSVYGDSSELPKVEERTGNLLSPYAATKMTNELYAGVFKRTYDMETLGLRYFNVFGRRQDPNGAYAAVIPKWVGSLLEGEEVYINGDGETSRDFTYIDNVIQMNLLAGTTNNVEAFGEAFNVAVGGRNTLNELYALINKELSTHISSFSEKEAIYRDFRAGDIRHSNANISKAQNFVGYSPTHDIYQGMEEAIEWYIENIGKKEDK